One part of the Sorangiineae bacterium MSr11954 genome encodes these proteins:
- a CDS encoding immunity 53 family protein, translating into MKTHEPSETDLLTRLEKWYLNECNEDWEHSFGVKIDTLDNPGWRVTIDLSDTRWADLEIVKQIDERTERDWIQIEVTKAQFVGCGGPRNLREILSRFFSIVESGEHEVNS; encoded by the coding sequence ATGAAGACGCATGAGCCGAGTGAGACGGATTTACTGACGCGGCTGGAAAAATGGTACTTGAACGAGTGCAATGAAGATTGGGAGCACTCGTTCGGAGTGAAAATCGATACTCTCGACAATCCTGGATGGAGAGTGACGATCGATTTGTCGGATACGCGTTGGGCTGACTTGGAAATTGTGAAGCAGATCGACGAGCGTACGGAACGGGACTGGATCCAGATCGAGGTTACCAAGGCTCAATTCGTTGGTTGCGGAGGTCCCCGCAACCTTCGCGAGATCCTCTCGCGATTTTTTTCCATTGTTGAATCTGGTGAGCACGAGGTGAATTCTTAG